One Drosophila santomea strain STO CAGO 1482 chromosome X, Prin_Dsan_1.1, whole genome shotgun sequence DNA segment encodes these proteins:
- the LOC120455116 gene encoding uncharacterized protein LOC120455116 isoform X3 — MKKKQKQQQQQQQQQQQRQSKAPSEAESEADRPGSNSSSTNNNKHSPTPIATATPAAATTKRRQVSSSNNNNSSNHKNKSKRCSRSRSSSSSSCSSSSSSSSSNASVGSSMSKTSSGNPAAAGATNAANAADFSAFDFNDSSDNSDTPLVPRPPFLSRAAATAAAAAAAAAAAAALSISNNSNNSAGSAGQLPHSTSSSSNNNNNNGANTVNSNANINNNNSNNYGHSSSSSQSSMDEEEDDEEEDEEEEEEQDVSQQQQQQQQQQQQQQLAAEQQQRAAAAAAVVAAAVSALHNGNKQQHYNNNNNNNNNNGSTKSRDRADHHLQSQQQQQQQMQQAQQQAQDDDEEDDEEEGEEDDDEDDEEQHHQQQQGNGHDLTPTDLRHVLPASNNMQQQQHTQQQQEPSVYDDEGEEEDEDDDDDDEVASSHLDSRATLSSAHLSSAAAAESSGLHMSVAAAAAAAAAAAAAAASAAKLNAQLEQQSSANALDMASGSGATPIAPPPPSSLLGGNSNTSFSTNNNSNHALSSTHGSLGAGGQGTNCSNDLMATGGGGNSRGGSSLSLGINSSSAAALQHQHQQQQQQQQQQQQQHGGGSGGSGGSGGSSAASERRKYRHQNYSKNIYIGTKNAEKWEHMRTRLQFKNDVEFVAYLLNLADNDTDRLNNLPPPSPANTPTKGFDGNFKLEPNLSAKDFAAPGESSINGNGSGNGNASGNGNGDSASVASMPMATPTPPQRKRYKKRVQFTSEALNGFAGKTKSGSGSGGAGGGYSYAKSKKQEAKAATAALKASAAAAAAAAASSALPEVLDCRIAEKIKSELEANSKESLPNALCLKKAAAAAAAAAAAAAAAAAAANGSEEEDEDEDQPPHPHLLPVLPPGDAVDGITASNGQAGNFHVRSKSQGSKKSQAAKAAAAAMMPPNSYDEHDDEPGGGLGGNDEDDEDDEELDEEALAREMKMEQNFVEEEDEHDIAFRSHQSCRECSIAHDHKLCPLRNACGNVTDAVDLGEWIERRNLEALAKLKADAQRQAKRASGRQRHEDDDMEDMEDMDMDMDESSQLSELETKPLITFAEASVPAEFELHNVEPNVTGVFARTEVRAFTKLGPLIGQPVQTGEVREGSDMKWIFEMCEAGADKSYLLCCDNPNASNWLRFVRPAPSYEERNVNLVSIDRQAYFVSCRDLRNGMELLYWSDDCNTMWRKKHTEKTNCGGCNLKFEHPLYYRTHCSVFHDPSMSLTIRKYHCKVCGEPVLGKDNIMKHAAEKHDGKGAYQCQFCSKFFLRLNYLEMHRTYGCASNPNRSRPVCDFCGRKFCQPQKLKAHIKRMHSGSRAALQRHSKEVHSRNSTVVSCPRCQKLFQNRSNLKIHMLTHSGVRPFKCAEPECNAAFTTKQCLQFHYKKVHNYTQEQMPKIERSVAYTFDAYSGGMKVDFLGKQTATATPASAASAQAQPRPNAAVVSPSSFTEQAPRRRRKSLEDQSSMLSGSLQSDAEFSDDNLFEAIKKSGKSIKDLCRNEPNLSLLSSKISSIFGDKVPSATASLSASVSAVASTGGRKRKRKKEPGVTAQQQLHLHQQQQQQQQQQQQQSQHQQQHQQQHAQQLQHQQLQQQHAQQHQQQQQQHHLHQQHQQLHHDPQQQHPQYHPHQLHAHALPHQQQQQQQQQQQQQQQQLHGDPDDDDVENARLEQVRRKQNAQLSLVESFLTTTAQRLSAQQQVQQVVAAAAAVSAMAGAGEDPAKLGHMMGHMGVGVGVGVGMDEEEDDDEDDDDGGGGGGGGGGSAVQHHPHVHAHQAHHSHVHAHAHPHHAHSHSHSHAHPHQHPAGQGAGQQDYRHAAAMNAALGQNLVVSKGSKKWIQEVQDSSDVGGEGAGGGGGGGGPGDSGGPGGGACGQLTGGSGPGADLGFAVPPSAVDEHSKLLGQNRDFLARLMSSASASHAHAHAHAHAHAHQPHQPHQQHQHSAHSREEDENSSFLDVVESNNNAAAAAAAAAAMSHYGGGTGSGSGGGGSGGQTPTGPATGGTVAGGDEPQMQMNSLAHSQSFMSSFYNNANARVGGVGGGVGVGVGGGSSSASMLVEAALNSVGNMIDSESSDLKVPTDNHINSDSPMSAHVDAESQRFGAGSAGGAGGGGGGGGGGGGGGGSSGGSSGGANGSGGIGGAMDNLENELKMMKNLGSFPMQIPPLPMFQGACNISPSASTPTNPQSNQNQNDVDVDAGSTPRPQHPDSDGFSSSHHRTPPSPPPISPGRDYGGMFGAGNGGGGPGSNSTPAGSSSGGGGGGGGGAGGGGANSMSASSPLPALQPQRRNASSVGSTYPEHELISPASSPSIPRYNFNGDMMRHKRAVQEQEHQERQRQNISRHNQMSSDEENSIMPQNSAGQDMRMKFPQSQIDLMYSKYESMASNLKYNSQDLDSPAEYRQGGAGNGGNAAASAAAAAAAAASAANDLSDLQGLDMSSRSNAASSNYHHNFQLPSSRYHHHIYDILSDREQQSQQAQQAGGAVVGGGGGGGAGGAASVVHQQEHGHGQHHAMQQHQQSAAAMHNMLSEQLGEQEHDQTTSVDLSRTANYVVSSPPQLPYNHPTHHDMLRMASLDLTPNTANMAVGNNRSFLSSQMQHQSRESLEHHRLLSTVEQHRILAASNAADQHRLLVDPTAHLLMEQNNRLLGTADQSRLLGESAAAAAQNRHMARSFGAYHQVASSNYHPGVRPPPVLPSANHHASNPSNYHPFPAYY; from the exons atgaagaagaagcagaagcaacaacaacagcagcagcagcagcagcagcagaggcagAGCAAGGCGCCATCTGAAGCGGAATCGGAGGCAGACCGCCCCGGCAGCAACAGtagcagcaccaacaacaacaagcatTCGC CGACAccaattgcaactgcaacaccagcagcagcaacaaccaagCGGCGGCaagtcagcagcagcaacaacaacaacagcagcaatcaCAAGAACAAAAGCAAGCGctgcagtcgcagtcgcagcagcagcagcagcagctgcagtagcagcagcagcagcagcagcagcaacgctAGCGTCGGCAGCAGCATGTCCAAAACAAGCAGCGGTaatccagcagcagcaggtgcaacAAATGCCGCGAATGCCGCTGATTTCAGTGCTTTCGATTTTAACGATAGTTCCGATAACTCTGACACGCCCCtcgtgccacgcccaccgttCCTGAGTCGCGCCGCTGCAACggccgccgccgcagcagcagcagcagcagcggcagcagcgctCAGCAttagcaacaacagcaacaattcGGCGGGATCAGCGGGCCAGCTGCCGCACAGCactagcagcagcagcaacaacaacaataacaatgggGCTAACACTGTTAACAGCAACGCtaacatcaacaacaacaacagcaacaactatggccacagcagcagcagctcgcAGAGCAGCATGGACGAagaggaggacgacgaggaggaggacgaagaggaggaggaggagcaggatgtgtcgcagcaacaacaacaacaacaacaacaacagcagcagcaacaactggcggcggagcagcagcaacgtgctgcagcagcggcagctgtAGTTGCAGCGGCAGTTAGTGCGCTGCACAACGGCAACAAGCAGCAGcactacaacaacaataataacaacaacaacaataacggCAGCACCAAGTCACGAGATCGCGCCGATCATCATCTGCAgtcacagcagcagcaacagcagcagatgcagcaagcgcagcagcaggcgcaggacgatgacgaggaggacgacgaggaggagggcgaggaggacgatgatgaggatgacgaggagcagcaccaccagcagcaacagggcAATGGGCATGATCTCACGCCCACGGACCTGCGACATGTGTTGCCGGCGAGCAACaacatgcagcagcaacagcatacgcagcagcaacaggagccGTCTGTCTACGACGATGAGGgtgaggaggaggacgaggatgatgacgacgacgacgaggtGGCCAGCAGTCATCTGGACAGCCGCGCCACCCTCTCCTCCGCCCATCTAAGCAGTGCGGCTGCCGCCGAGAGCAGCGGCTTGCACATGAGCgttgcagcagcggcagccgcagcagcagcagcagcggcagcagccgcATCCGCAGCCAAGCTGAATGcccagctggagcagcagagTAGTGCCAATGCCTTGGACATGGCCAGTGGGagcggtgccacgcccattgCGCCGCCACCGCCCAGTAGTTTGCTGGGCGGTAACAGCAACACGAGCTTCTCcacgaacaacaacagcaaccacgCGCTCAGCTCTACGCACGGCAGCTTGGGCGCCGGCGGTCAGGGCACCAATTGCAGCAACGATCTGATGGCCaccggtggcggtggcaactCCCGCGGCGGTTCCTCCCTGAGTCTGGGCATCAACTCCTCCAGTGCGGCGGCactgcagcatcagcatcagcagcagcaacagcagcagcaacagcaacagcagcaacatggcGGCGGCAGCGGGGGCAGCGGTGGCAGCGGGGGCAGCAGTGCGGCCAGCGAGCGGAGAAAGTACCGGCATCAGAACTACAGTAAAAACATCTACATAGGCACCAAGAACGCCGAGAAGTGGGAGCACATGCGCACCCGGCTGCAGTTCAAGAACGATGTGGAGTTCGTTGCCTACCTTTTGAACCTGGCGGATAACGACACGGATCGGCTGAACAA CCTGCCCCCGCCCTCCCCCGCGAACACGCCCACAAAAGGCTTCGATGGCAACTTCAAGCTGGAGCCAAATCTCAGCGCCAAGGACTTTGCCGCCCCAGGCGAATCCTCGAtcaatggcaatggcagcgGAAATGGCAACGcgagcggaaacggaaatggcgACTCCGCCTCGGTGGCCTCCATGCccatggccacgcccacaccgcCACAACGCAAGCGCTACAAGAAGCGAGTGCAGTTCACCTCGGAGGCGCTAAACGGATTTGCGGGCAAGACCaaatcgggatcgggatctgGCGGAGCGGGTGGCGGTTACAGCTACGCCAAGTCCAAGAAGCAGGAGGCCAAGGCGGCGACGGCGGCACTGAAGGCCAgcgcagcagcggcagcggcggcagccGCCTCCTCCGCCCTGCCCGAGGTCCTCGACTGCCGCATCGCCGAGAAGATCAAGAGCGAACTGGAGGCGAACAGCAAGGAGTCCCTGCCGAATGCCCTGTGCCTcaaaaaagcagcagctgcggcggcggcagcggcagcggctgcagcagcagcagctgcagcggccaATGGaagcgaggaggaggacgaggacgaggaccaGCCGCCGCATCCCCACCTACTGCCAGTCCTGCCGCCCGGCGATGCCGTGGATGGCATCACCGCCAGCAATGGACAGGCGGGCAACTTCCATGTGCGCTCCAAGTCGCAGGGCTCGAAGAAATCGCAGGCGGCCaaagcggcggcggcggccatgATGCCACCCAATTCCTATGACGAACACGACGACGAACCGGGTGGCGGATTGGGCGGTAACGAtgaggacgacgaggatgacGAGGAGCTGGACGAGGAGGCGCTGGCCCGCGAAATGAAGATGGAGCAGAATTTcgtcgaggaggaggacgagcaCGACATTGCCTTCCGGTCGCATCAATCCTGCCGCGAGTGCTCCATTGCCCACGATCACAAGCTGTGCCCGCTGCGCAATGCCTGCGGCAATGTGACCGATGCGGTGGATCTGGGCGAGTGGATAGAGCGCCGCAATCTGGAGGCACTGGCCAAACTGAAGGCCGATGCGCAGCGGCAGGCGAAACGGGCCAGCGGACGACAGCGGCACGAGGACGACGACATGGAGGACATGgaggacatggacatggacatggacgaGTCGTCGCAGCTGTCGGAGCTGGAGACCAAGCCGCTGATCACCTTCGCCGAGGCCTCCGTACCGGCGGAATTCGAACTGCACAACGTGGAGCCCAATGTGACCGGCGTTTTCGCCCGCACCGAGGTGCGTGCATTCACCAAACTGGGTCCACTCATCGGACAGCCGGTGCAGACTGGCGAGGTGCGCGAGGGCAGCGACATGAAGTGGATCTTCGAGATGTGCGAGGCCGGGGCGGACAAGTCGTATCTACTGTGCTGCGACAATCCCAACGCCTCCAATTGGCTGCGTTTCGTGCGACCGGCTCCTAGCTACGAGGAGCGCAACGTCAATCTGGTGTCCATCGATCGGCAGGCGTACTTTGTCAGCTGCCGCGATCTgcggaatggaatggagctGCTCTACTGGAGCGACGACTGCAACACCATGTGGCGCAAGAAGCACACGGAAAAGACGA ATTGCGGCGGCTGCAATCTGAAGTTTGAGCACCCGCTGTACTACCGCACCCACTGCTCCGTCTTCCACGACCCGTCGATGAGTTTGACCATCCGCAAGTACCATTGCAAGGTGTGCGGAGAGCCGGTGCTGGGCAAGGATAACATCATGAAGCATGCGGCGGAGAAGCACGACGGCAAGGGGGCGTACCAGTGCCAATTCTGCAGCAAGTTCTTCCTGCGGCTCAACTACCTGGAGATGCATCGCACCTACGGATGCGCCTCGAATCCGAATCGATCGCGACCGGTGTGCGATTTTTGCGGTCGCAAGTTCTGCCAGCCGCAGAAACTGAAGGCGCACATTAAGCGCATGCACAGCG GATCGCGAGCGGCACTGCAGCGCCACTCGAAGGAGGTGCACAGCCGCAACTCGACGGTGGTGAGCTGTCCGCGGTGCCAGAAACTCTTCCAGAATCGCAGCAATCTCAAGATCCACATGCTGACCCATTCGGGCGTCAGGCCGTTCAA ATGCGCCGAACCGGAGTGCAATGCGGCGTTCACCACCAAGCAGTGCCTGCAGTTCCACTACAAGAAGGTTCACAACTACACCCAGGAGCAGATGCCCAAGATCGAGCGGAGCGTGGCCTACACCTTCGATGCCTATTCCGGCGGCATGAAGGTCGATTTTCTGGGTAAGCAGACGGCGACGGCTACGCCGGCGTCAGCGGCATCGGCGCAGGCGCAGCCACGCCCTAATGCGGCCGTCGTCTCCCCCTCCTCGTTCACAGAGCAAGCACCGCGCCGGCGGCGCAAGAGCCTCGAGGACCAGAGCTCCATGCTCAGCGGTTCGCTGCAGAGCGATGCGGAGTTCAGCGATGACAACCTGTTCGAGGCGATCAAGAAGAGCGGCAAGTCGATCAAGGACCTGTGTCGCAATGAGCCCAATCTCTCGCTGCTCAGCTCCAAGATCTCCAGCATATTCGGTGACAAGGTGCCATCGGCCACGGCCTCACtttccgcttccgtttccgctgtCGCCTCCACGGGCGGTCGCAAGCGGAAGCGCAAGAAGGAGCCGGGCGTGACGGCCCAGCAGCAACTCCAtctccaccagcagcagcagcagcaacagcaacagcagcaacagcagtcgcagcaccagcaacagcatcagcagcagcacgcccagcagctgcaacaccaacagctgcagcagcaacacgcccagcagcatcagcagcagcagcagcaacaccacctacaccaacagcaccagcagctgCATCACGatccgcagcaacagcatccgCAGTACCATCCGCACCAGCTGCACGCCCATGCGCTGccacaccagcagcagcagcagcaacagcagcaacaacagcagcagcagcagcagctgcacgGCGATcccgacgacgacgacgtgGAGAATGCACGGCTGGAGCAGGTGCGTCGCAAGCAGAACGCCCAGCTGAGCCTGGTGGAGTCCTTCCTCACCACCACCGCCCAGCGGTTGAGTGCCCAGCAGCAGGTGCAACAGGTggtggcggcagcggcagcggtCTCGGCAATGGCCGGAGCTGGCGAGGATCCTGCCAAGCTTGGCCACATGATGGGCCACATGGGCGtcggtgtgggcgtgggcgtgggcatggacgaggaggaggacgacgatgaggacgacgacgatggtggcggcggtggtggcggtggcggcggctcGGCTGTGCAACACCATCCGCATGTACACGCCCACCAAGCGCACCACTCGCACGTTCATGCGCACGCCCACCcgcaccacgcccactcgcactcgcactcgcacgCCCACCCGCACCAGCATCCCGCCGGCCAGGGGGCGGGCCAGCAGGACTACCGCCATGCGGCCGCCATGAACGCCGCTCTCGGCCAGAATCTGGTGGTCAGCAAGGGCAGCAAGAAGTGGATCCAGGAGGTGCAGGACTCCAGCGATGTCGGCGGCGAGGGAGcgggcggcggtggcggtggcggtggtccCGGCGACAGCGGTGGCCCAGGTGGTGGTGCCTGCGGTCAGCTAACCGGTGGTTCTGGTCCAGGTGCGGATCTCGGATTCGCTGTGCCGCCGAGCGCCGTCGATGAGCACAGCAAGCTGCTCGGCCAGAATCGTGACTTCCTCGCCCGCCTAATGAGCAGCGCCAGCGCCAGCCACGCCCATGCCCacgcccatgcccatgcccatgcccaccAGCCGCATCAGccgcaccagcagcaccagcacagCGCCCACAGCCGCGAGGAGGACGAGAACAGCTCCTTCCTGGACGTCGTCGAGTCGAACAACAATgctgcagccgccgccgccgcagcagcggcCATGTCGCACTACGGCGGCGGTACGGGCAGCGGTagcggtggcggcggcagcggcggaCAAACGCCCACGGGTCCAGCGACCGGCGGCACTGTCGCCGGTGGCGATGAGCCCCAGATGCAGATGAACTCCCTGGCCCACTCGCAGTCCTTCATGAGCTCCTTCTACAACAATGCCAATGCCCGTgtgggcggagtgggcggcggtgtgggcgtgggcgtcgGCGGTGGCTCCTCGTCCGCCAGCATGCTCGTGGAGGCGGCCCTCAACTCCGTTGGCAATATGATTGACAGCGAGAGCAGCGACCTCAAG GTACCCACCGACAACCACATAAACAGCGACAGTCCCATGAGTGCCCACGTGGATGCCGAGTCGCAGCGCTTTGGAGCGGGCAGTGCCGGCGGAgcgggaggaggaggaggaggcggtggtggtggtggcggcggcggcggaagTAGCGGTGGATCTTCGGGCGGTGCGAATGGCAGTGGTGGCATCGGTGGCGCCATGGACAACCTGGAGAACGAGCTAAAGATGATGAAGAATCTGGGCAGCTTTCCCATGCAGATTCCGCCGCTGCCAATGTTCCAGGGTGCCTGCAACATATCGCCCAGCGCCTCGACGCCAACGAATCCGCAGAGTaaccagaaccagaacgaTGTGGACGTGGATGCGGGCAGTACACCGCGACCGCAGCATCCGGACTCAGATGGCTTCTCCTCGTCGCACCACCGCACACCGCCATCGCCACCGCCCATATCTCCGGGTCGAGATTACGGCGGTATGTTCGGTGCGGGcaatggtggtggtggtcccGGCTCGAACAGCACTCCGGCGGGCAGCTCCagtggtggtggcggcggaggaggcggtggtgcCGGCGGAGGCGGTGCGAACAGCATGTCCGCCTCATCGCCACTGCCCGCCCTGCAGCCGCAGAGGAGGAATGCCTCCAGTGTGGGCAGCACCTATCCGGAGCACGAGCTCATCTCGCCGGCCTCCTCGCCGAGCATACCGCGCTACAACTTCAACGGCGACATGATGCGCCACAAGCGGGCGgtccaggagcaggagcaccaGGAGCGCCAGCGGCAGAACATCTCGCGGCACAACCAGATGTCCAGCGACGAGGAGAACAGCATAATGCCACAAAACAG CGCTGGCCAGGACATGCGCATGAAGTTCCCGCAATCGCAGATCGACCTGATGTACTCCAAGTACGAGAGCATGGCCAGCAACCTAAAGTACAACAGCCAGGACCTGGACTCGCCGGCGGAGTATCGACAGGGTGGCGCCGGCAACGGTGGCAATGCGGCAGCCAgcgcagcagctgctgcggcagcggcggccaGTGCCGCCAACGATCTATCCGATCTCCAGGGACTGGACATGAGCTCCAGATCGAATGCGGCCAGCAGCAATTACCATCACAACTTCCAGTTGCCGAGCAGTCGCTATCACCATCACATCTACGACATACTCTCCGATCGCGAACAGCAGAGCCAGCAGGCACAGCAGGCCGGCGGTGCGGTGGTGGGCGGCGGTGGGGGCGGTGGTGCCGGTGGTGCCGCCTCGGTGGTGCACCAGCAGGAGcacggacatggccagcaCCATGCGatgcagcagcaccagcagtcGGCGGCCGCCATGCACAACATGCTCAGCGAGCAGCTGGGCGAGCAGGAGCACGACCAGACCACATCGGTGGATCTAAGTCGGACGGCCAACTATGTGGTGTCGTCGCCACCGCAATTGCCCTACAATCATCCCACGCATCACGATATGCTGCGCATGGCCTCGCTGGATCTGACACCGAATACGGCCAACATGGCGGTGGGCAACAATCGCTCCTTCCTCTCCTCGCAGATGCAGCACCAGAGTCGCGAGAGTTTGGAGCACCATCGTCTGCTGTCGACGGTGGAGCAGCATCGCATACTCGCCGCCTCGAATGCGGCCGATCAGCATCGCCTCCTGGTGGATCCCACGGCCCATCTGCTGATGGAGCAAAACAATCGGCTGCTGGGCACCGCGGATCAGTCACGCCTCCTGGGCGAatcggcggcggcagcggcccAAAATCGTCACATGGCCAGGAGTTTTGGTGCCTACCACCAGGTGGCGTCCAGTAATTACCATCCGGGCGTTAGGCCACCGCCCGTCCTGCCATCCGCCAACCACCACGCCTCCAATCCCTCGAACTACCACCCCTTCCCCGCCTACTACTAA